A genomic region of Eucalyptus grandis isolate ANBG69807.140 chromosome 5, ASM1654582v1, whole genome shotgun sequence contains the following coding sequences:
- the LOC120293843 gene encoding flavonol 3-O-glucosyltransferase F3GT2-like, which translates to MAEQMHVPWVTFWIPSPCFLSAYIHTEVLRQLCLRNSCAGMAVKEADDEALEMVPALSLFRILDIPDNILQDPTTSPVSNFVHRLVSMLQCATAVIMNSYVEAIPAPLVADLKSKFKILLHVGCPTVSFSPLPVLTSSDSDPTGCLMWLDTRDPRTGAYVCFGTVAVPSPTELSSLAEALESTGTPFLWSMKENMMAHLPEGFLERTGQHGKIVPWAPQSQVLSHPACGVHVTHCGYNSVFESVAGGVR; encoded by the coding sequence ATGGCCGAGCAGATGCACGTTCCGTGGGTGACGTTCTGGATCCCGTCTCCGTGCTTTCTGTCCGCTTATATCCACACCGAGGTCCTTCGTCAGCTGTGCCTTAGAAACTCCTGCGCTGGCATGGCGGTGAAAGAGGCCGACGACGAGGCCCTGGAAATGGTTCCAGCGTTATCATTGTTTCGCATTTTAGATATCCCAGACAATATTCTACAAGACCCGACTACGTCGCCAGTGTCAAACTTTGTCCACCGGTTGGTAAGCATGCTGCAATGTGCCACAGCCGTCATCATGAACTCCTACGTGGAAGCGATCCCGGCACCTCTAGTGGCAGACCTCAAGTCCAAGTTCAAGATTCTCCTCCATGTAGGGTGCCCCACGGTGTCTTTCTCACCGCTACCGGTGCTAACAAGCTCAGACTCAGACCCTACTGGTTGCTTAATGTGGCTAGACACCAGAGACCCTCGGACCGGGGCATATGTTTGTTTTGGGACGGTAGCTGTACCGTCTCCTACCGAGCTATCCTCTCTTGCCGAGGCCCTGGAATCCACCGGGACCCCATTCCTATGGTCTATGAAGGAGAACATGATGGCCCACTTGCCCGAAGGGTTCCTGGAGAGGACGGGGCAGCATGGGAAGATAGTGCCGTGGGCCCCGCAGAGCCAGGTGTTGAGCCACCCAGCGTGCGGGGTGCACGTGACACACTGCGGGTACAACTCGGTGTTTGAGAGCGTGGCGGGGGGCGTCCGATGA
- the LOC120293844 gene encoding F-box/kelch-repeat protein At1g57790-like, whose product MASWEELPQEILELIAGRLAMEDFLAFRGVCTSWRSAAVRDTYNAKSKAPWLMIYVGNGVAEFFSISRGRTHQVRLPGSRPQAVNPTRWILVSRWGFDQRVSRWGNQYCIFNPLSRVGIELPALTKFRHKSRLRPLKRHRCSGSIRIHRIALSSSPSSSGDYTVMVTLCRDLRSLGYALHRSGEDAWTGVSAAANLPRSTFLQLIHYDGQFVALDSRSRIMTLDERECRMQLRLFLGHNFAGYPYLVECSGALLVVWKIWDQEDGTVESIRVFAVDLEEGGQEEVLNLGNAALFLNGNSAISAEFNSESCLPGIKPNRIYFHDKDKKMHYYSMEDEKVEICSDAPRVYFHRAMWIQPDF is encoded by the coding sequence ATGGCGAGTTGGGAAGAGCTCCCGCAAGAGATCCTAGAACTCATCGCTGGACGGCTAGCCATGGAAGACTTTTTAGCTTTTCGAGGGGTGTGCACCTCATGGCGGTCTGCTGCCGTCAGAGACACGTACAACGCGAAGTCGAAAGCCCCGTGGCTCATGATTTATGTGGGCAACGGAGTAGCCGAGTTCTTCAGCATCTCTAGAGGGAGAACTCACCAAGTGCGGTTGCCAGGATCTCGACCCCAGGCCGTGAATCCAACACGATGGATACTCGTGTCGAGGTGGGGCTTCGACCAACGCGTGTCGAGGTGGGGTAATCAGTACTGCATCTTCAATCCGCTCTCGCGGGTCGGCATCGAACTCCCCGCCTTGACGAAGTTTCGCCACAAGTCGCGTCTTCGTCCGCTAAAGAGGCACCGGTGCAGCGGCTCCATTAGAATTCACAGGATCGCGTTGTCCTCGAGCCCTTCTTCGTCCGGGGACTACACTGTCATGGTCACTCTCTGTCGGGATCTTCGATCACTAGGGTATGCCCTTCACAGGTCAGGAGAAGATGCGTGGACGGGAGTGAGCGCGGCCGCGAACCTACCTCGGTCCACCTTCCTTCAACTGATTCATTACGACGGGCAATTCGTGGCCTTGGATTCGCGCAGCCGAATCATGACCCTCGACGAGAGGGAGTGCCGAATGCAATTGCGACTCTTTCTTGGGCACAATTTCGCGGGTTATCCCTATCTCGTGGAATGTTCAGGCGCATTGCTGGTGGTTTGGAAGATATGGGACCAAGAGGATGGAACCGTAGAAAGCATCCGAGTTTTTGCAGTGGATTTGGAGGAGGGAGGTCAGGAAGAGGTCTTAAATTTGGGGAACGCGGCTCTCTTCTTGAATGGCAACTCTGCGATCTCGGCGGAGTTCAATTCCGAGAGTTGCCTTCCCGGGATCAAGCCAAACCGTATCTATTTCCATGACAAAGATAAGAAGATGCACTATTACTCCATGGAAGATGAAAAAGTCGAGATATGTTCCGATGCACCTAGGGTTTACTTCCATAGAGCCATGTGGATCCAACCagatttttga